A genomic region of Leptotrichia massiliensis contains the following coding sequences:
- the cas2 gene encoding CRISPR-associated endonuclease Cas2 codes for MSIEYFGLLMYDFPMQTDVEIFEYRTFRKKLIEKGYYQLQKSVYIMRSKTKEKIELTEKQLSMLAPENSSIRSIILTEEQFQKMKVLAGEVTMGEKISQNKILEF; via the coding sequence ATGAGTATTGAGTATTTTGGTCTGCTTATGTATGATTTTCCTATGCAGACAGATGTTGAGATATTTGAATATAGGACTTTTAGAAAAAAATTGATAGAAAAAGGATATTATCAGCTTCAAAAATCGGTATATATAATGAGGTCGAAAACAAAAGAAAAAATCGAACTGACAGAAAAACAGTTATCAATGCTCGCTCCAGAAAATTCCTCAATTCGTTCCATTATACTGACAGAAGAGCAGTTTCAAAAAATGAAGGTGCTCGCAGGAGAAGTGACAATGGGAGAAAAAATTTCACAAAATAAAATATTAGAATTTTGA
- the rpmB gene encoding 50S ribosomal protein L28 has translation MQRCEVFGKTVSHGNRVSHSHRATKRIWRPNLQTMLLTINNEEVRVRVCTKAMKTLKGKNADQVKKILLKNKETLSPKILKVLAK, from the coding sequence ATGCAAAGATGCGAAGTTTTTGGAAAAACAGTAAGCCACGGAAATAGAGTAAGTCACTCTCACAGAGCTACAAAAAGAATTTGGAGACCTAATTTGCAAACAATGCTTTTAACTATTAACAATGAAGAAGTTAGAGTAAGAGTTTGTACAAAAGCAATGAAAACATTAAAAGGGAAAAATGCTGATCAAGTTAAAAAAATCTTGTTAAAAAACAAAGAAACATTAAGCCCTAAAATTTTAAAAGTATTAGCAAAGTAA
- a CDS encoding pyrophosphohydrolase domain-containing protein, which yields MKRKIECVEEFHRIYKLGNSDKPIGKLENGLEKLRFDLMKEENDEYLEAAKRGDVVEVADALGDMLYILCGTIIEHGMQDVIEEVFEEIHRSNLSKLDENGKPIYREDGKVIKGPNYFPPNLKQFFEK from the coding sequence ATGAAAAGAAAAATAGAATGTGTTGAAGAATTTCACAGAATTTATAAACTTGGAAATTCTGATAAACCAATTGGAAAATTGGAAAATGGACTGGAAAAATTGAGATTTGACTTAATGAAGGAAGAAAACGATGAATATTTGGAAGCGGCTAAAAGAGGGGATGTTGTGGAAGTTGCAGACGCTCTTGGGGATATGCTCTATATCCTTTGTGGAACGATAATTGAGCATGGGATGCAAGACGTTATTGAAGAAGTGTTTGAAGAAATACATCGAAGTAACCTTAGCAAGCTAGATGAAAATGGAAAGCCAATTTACCGTGAAGACGGGAAAGTGATAAAAGGACCAAATTATTTCCCTCCAAACTTAAAACAATTTTTTGAAAAATAA
- the thrS gene encoding threonine--tRNA ligase: MIEMILPDGSKRQLENPMTVVEFAKSIGSSLGKATVGAIIDGVQVDPSHIIDKSGTIEIITNTSEKGIEIIRHSAAHIMAQAVQRLFPNTKVTIGPVIENGFFYDFDPEKPFTEEDLAKIEEEMAKIVKENYEFKRSEMTAEEAKKFFAEKGETYKVEIIEDLGADKVSIYQQGEFIDLCRGTHIPSTSYLKAFKLMSTAGAYWRGDSNNKMLQRIYGVAFATKKELDDYLTMMEEAEKRDHRKLGKQLDLFFVDEHGPGFPFFMPKGVELFNKLQEIWRVEHKKRGYQEIKTPIMLDKELWEISGHWFNYRENMYTSTIDEKEYAIKPMNCPGSIIAYKNNLHSYKDLPLKYGEMGLVHRHEFSGALHGLMRVRAFTQDDAHVFCTKEQIEEQIIEIIDLYDKFYTVFGFEYHIELSTKPEKAIGSDEIWEMAEANLKSALEHKGINYKLNPGDGAFYGPKIDFKMKDSIGRIWQCGTIQLDFNLPARFEMSYIGADGEKHEPVMIHRAMYGSLERFIGILIEHYAGAFPTWLAPVQARILTISDEQVPFAKELFTKLQDAGIRVELDTRVEKIGYKIREANGDQKIPVQLIIGKNEVANNEVNVRRFGSQDSKNVSVDEIIQTLKQESFVPFSK; the protein is encoded by the coding sequence ATGATAGAAATGATTTTGCCTGATGGTAGTAAAAGACAGTTGGAAAATCCGATGACTGTTGTGGAATTTGCAAAAAGTATTGGGAGCAGTCTTGGGAAGGCAACCGTTGGGGCGATAATTGACGGTGTGCAAGTTGATCCATCTCATATTATTGACAAATCTGGAACAATTGAAATAATTACTAATACAAGTGAAAAAGGGATAGAAATTATAAGACATAGTGCGGCACATATTATGGCTCAGGCTGTGCAAAGACTTTTCCCGAATACAAAGGTTACGATAGGGCCTGTTATTGAAAATGGATTTTTTTATGATTTTGACCCTGAAAAACCGTTTACTGAAGAAGATTTAGCAAAAATTGAAGAGGAAATGGCAAAAATTGTAAAAGAGAATTATGAATTTAAAAGAAGTGAAATGACTGCCGAAGAAGCAAAAAAATTCTTTGCTGAAAAAGGTGAAACTTATAAAGTTGAGATAATTGAAGACTTGGGTGCAGATAAAGTTAGCATTTATCAGCAAGGTGAATTTATAGACTTATGCCGTGGAACACACATTCCATCGACTAGCTACCTAAAAGCATTTAAGCTAATGTCAACAGCAGGAGCTTACTGGCGTGGAGATTCAAACAATAAAATGCTTCAAAGAATTTACGGAGTGGCTTTTGCGACAAAAAAAGAGCTGGATGACTATTTGACAATGATGGAAGAGGCTGAAAAGAGAGATCACAGAAAATTAGGAAAACAGCTTGACTTGTTCTTTGTAGATGAGCATGGACCTGGATTCCCTTTCTTTATGCCAAAAGGTGTGGAATTATTTAATAAATTGCAAGAAATCTGGAGAGTTGAGCATAAAAAAAGAGGTTATCAGGAAATAAAAACTCCAATTATGCTAGATAAGGAATTGTGGGAAATTTCTGGACACTGGTTCAATTACCGTGAAAATATGTATACATCAACAATTGATGAAAAAGAATATGCAATAAAGCCTATGAACTGTCCGGGTTCAATAATTGCCTACAAGAATAACTTGCATTCATACAAGGATTTGCCATTGAAATATGGAGAAATGGGGCTTGTTCACAGACACGAATTTAGTGGAGCTTTACACGGACTTATGAGAGTTAGAGCATTTACACAGGATGATGCCCACGTTTTCTGTACTAAAGAGCAAATTGAGGAACAAATTATCGAAATTATTGATTTATATGATAAATTTTACACTGTATTCGGATTTGAATACCACATTGAATTGTCAACAAAACCTGAAAAAGCAATAGGTTCAGACGAAATATGGGAAATGGCTGAAGCAAACTTGAAATCAGCTTTGGAACATAAAGGAATTAATTACAAGTTAAATCCTGGAGATGGAGCATTCTACGGACCAAAAATCGACTTTAAGATGAAAGATTCAATCGGAAGAATCTGGCAATGTGGAACAATCCAGTTAGACTTTAACCTTCCAGCAAGATTTGAAATGAGCTATATAGGTGCAGATGGTGAAAAACACGAGCCAGTAATGATTCACAGGGCAATGTACGGAAGTTTGGAAAGATTTATTGGAATCTTGATTGAACATTACGCAGGAGCGTTCCCAACTTGGCTAGCGCCAGTACAAGCAAGAATCCTGACAATTTCTGACGAACAGGTGCCTTTCGCAAAAGAATTGTTTACAAAACTTCAAGATGCAGGAATCAGAGTAGAGCTTGACACAAGAGTAGAAAAAATTGGATACAAAATCAGAGAAGCAAACGGAGACCAAAAAATACCAGTTCAACTAATAATTGGTAAAAATGAAGTTGCAAACAACGAAGTAAATGTAAGAAGATTTGGTTCACAAGACAGTAAAAACGTATCAGTTGATGAAATTATCCAAACTTTAAAACAGGAATCTTTTGTTCCGTTTTCAAAATAA
- a CDS encoding Bax inhibitor-1/YccA family protein: protein MRNDYDELETYNHNNDDYSEYNGQMAMTYDDLNKLVSSKVRGSMMWMVLGLLLTGASGFFVYRGLAAGSPIAYGILNMYWVFAIIEVAMVFGFTALIYRANSSTLRIMFLTYSILNGLTLSVIGLIYAPEIIFSAFLGTLSIFVVLAIYGYFTKENLTRLTPILFAGLIALILVSIINIFLQSSGLDIFISVIGVIIFTIFIAVDVNRIKNNIIGYAVHEDSDILNKIEIVGALNLYLDFINLFLYILRLLGRRR from the coding sequence ATGAGAAATGATTATGATGAATTGGAAACTTACAATCATAATAACGATGATTACAGCGAATATAACGGACAAATGGCAATGACTTACGATGATTTGAATAAACTTGTAAGTTCAAAAGTACGTGGAAGTATGATGTGGATGGTGCTAGGACTCCTTCTGACAGGAGCGTCAGGATTTTTTGTTTACCGTGGACTGGCAGCAGGAAGTCCAATTGCTTATGGAATTTTGAATATGTATTGGGTATTTGCTATTATAGAAGTAGCTATGGTATTTGGCTTTACAGCATTAATTTATAGAGCTAACTCAAGTACATTAAGAATAATGTTCCTTACATACTCAATATTAAATGGGCTGACACTTTCAGTTATTGGTCTTATATATGCTCCAGAAATTATATTTTCAGCATTTTTAGGAACATTATCAATATTCGTAGTTTTAGCAATTTATGGATATTTCACTAAAGAAAATTTAACAAGATTGACACCAATATTATTTGCTGGATTAATAGCATTAATTTTAGTTAGTATTATAAATATTTTCTTACAAAGTAGTGGATTGGATATATTTATATCTGTAATAGGTGTAATTATTTTTACAATTTTTATTGCGGTTGACGTAAATAGAATAAAAAATAATATTATTGGATACGCAGTTCACGAAGATTCTGATATTTTGAATAAAATTGAAATCGTCGGTGCGTTAAACTTATACTTAGACTTTATAAACTTATTCCTATACATCTTAAGACTTTTAGGAAGAAGAAGATAA